From Streptomyces sp. Edi4, one genomic window encodes:
- a CDS encoding bifunctional adenosylcobinamide kinase/adenosylcobinamide-phosphate guanylyltransferase, which translates to MELTLLGTGAPAGLPRPDCPCAACALALGGDARAATALLVDGALLLDLTPGAALAAARAGHSLTGVRQVLLTHPHDGPAVELPAGLPAAGRVPDGRRLTLISGHRVLAVPLDAPGTGYEVTSPDGERLLYLPPGAAPAGQSATRPYDMVVADVTGRPDALARLRAAGGIGPATDVIAVHIDHDVPPGRELARRLAALGARAVPDGTTLVVGEYHAVPDLPRRTLVLGGARSGKSVEAERRLQGFPGVVYVATGGCREGDREWAARVGLHRERRPATWRTEETCELAALLDEPGPPLLIDCLALWLTDAMDRVGAWDDEKWAAGGERALGERTAELVAAVRSTARTVVAVSNEVGSGVVPATASGRRFRDELGRLNAAFAAECEQVLLVVAGQALTLRG; encoded by the coding sequence GTGGAACTGACTCTCCTCGGCACCGGGGCCCCCGCAGGCCTGCCGCGCCCCGACTGTCCCTGCGCCGCGTGCGCGCTCGCCCTCGGTGGCGACGCGCGCGCCGCCACCGCCCTGCTCGTCGACGGCGCGCTGCTGCTCGACCTGACCCCGGGCGCGGCGCTCGCCGCCGCGCGGGCCGGGCACTCGCTCACCGGGGTGCGCCAGGTGCTGCTGACCCATCCGCACGACGGGCCCGCCGTCGAGCTGCCGGCGGGGCTGCCCGCCGCCGGGCGGGTGCCCGACGGCCGCAGACTGACGCTGATCAGCGGCCACCGGGTGCTCGCGGTCCCGCTCGACGCGCCGGGCACCGGATACGAGGTGACCTCGCCCGACGGCGAACGGCTGCTGTATCTGCCGCCGGGGGCCGCGCCCGCCGGGCAGAGCGCGACGCGCCCGTACGACATGGTGGTGGCCGACGTCACCGGCCGCCCCGACGCGCTGGCGCGGCTGCGGGCGGCCGGCGGCATCGGTCCCGCCACGGATGTGATCGCGGTGCACATCGACCACGACGTGCCGCCGGGGCGGGAGTTGGCGCGCCGGCTCGCGGCGCTCGGCGCGCGTGCGGTGCCCGACGGCACGACGCTTGTGGTCGGCGAGTACCACGCGGTGCCCGATCTGCCCCGGCGCACGCTCGTGCTCGGCGGCGCGCGCTCGGGCAAGTCGGTGGAGGCGGAGCGGCGCCTTCAGGGCTTTCCCGGCGTCGTGTACGTGGCGACGGGCGGCTGCCGCGAGGGCGACAGGGAGTGGGCGGCGCGGGTCGGGCTGCACCGCGAACGCCGGCCCGCCACCTGGCGTACCGAGGAGACCTGTGAGCTCGCCGCGCTGCTCGACGAGCCGGGGCCGCCGCTGCTCATCGACTGTCTGGCACTGTGGCTGACCGACGCGATGGACCGGGTCGGCGCGTGGGACGACGAGAAGTGGGCGGCGGGCGGCGAACGGGCCCTCGGTGAGCGTACGGCCGAGCTGGTCGCCGCCGTCCGCTCCACCGCGCGCACGGTGGTGGCGGTGAGCAACGAGGTGGGCTCGGGCGTGGTGCCCGCGACGGCGTCGGGGCGGCGCTTCAGGGACGAACTGGGGCGCCTGAACGCGGCGTTCGCGGCCGAGTGCGAGCAGGTGCTGCTCGTCGTGGCGGGCCAGGCGCTCACGCTGCGCGGCTGA
- the cobT gene encoding nicotinate-nucleotide--dimethylbenzimidazole phosphoribosyltransferase, translated as MSRLNLDDFSDLIERPDNGVRRDAEERRERQSVPPGALGRLDELATWLSAAQGASPVRAVERPRVVLFAGDHGVAGLGVSARPASSAHTLVRSVLDGASPVAVLARRQNVPVRVVDAGLDCDPALLPDDVVRHRVRRGSGRVDIEDALTVEEAEAAVRLGVKIADEEADSGTDLMVLGDLSVGGTTPAAVLIAALCGTDASVVTGRGGAAIDDLAWMRKCAAIRDALRRARPVLGDQLELLAAVGGADLAATTGFLLQCAVRRLPVILDGVVSAAAALVAQRAAFRAPDWWLAGHRSGEPGQAKALDRMALNPLLDHGVTVGEGTGALLALPLVQAAAALAAELPERADQRAGSTKESGNA; from the coding sequence ATGAGCAGGCTGAACCTGGACGACTTCTCCGATCTGATCGAACGCCCCGACAACGGTGTGCGGCGGGATGCCGAGGAACGCCGGGAGCGGCAGAGCGTGCCCCCCGGCGCGCTCGGCCGGCTCGACGAGCTGGCCACCTGGCTCTCGGCGGCGCAGGGCGCGAGCCCGGTCCGGGCCGTCGAGCGCCCCCGCGTGGTGCTCTTCGCCGGTGACCACGGCGTGGCGGGCCTGGGCGTATCGGCCCGCCCCGCCTCATCGGCGCACACCCTTGTCCGTTCCGTCCTGGACGGCGCGAGCCCGGTCGCGGTGCTCGCCCGCCGCCAGAACGTGCCCGTGCGCGTCGTCGACGCCGGGCTCGACTGCGATCCCGCCCTGCTGCCCGACGACGTGGTGCGCCACCGCGTGCGGCGCGGCAGCGGCCGCGTGGACATCGAGGACGCGCTCACCGTGGAGGAGGCGGAGGCGGCCGTACGGCTCGGCGTGAAGATCGCCGACGAGGAGGCCGACTCCGGCACCGACCTGATGGTGCTCGGCGACCTCAGCGTGGGCGGCACCACGCCGGCGGCGGTCCTGATCGCCGCGCTGTGCGGGACGGACGCCTCGGTGGTCACCGGGCGCGGCGGCGCCGCCATCGACGACCTGGCCTGGATGCGCAAGTGCGCCGCGATCCGTGACGCGCTGCGCCGGGCCAGGCCCGTCCTCGGCGACCAGCTCGAACTGCTGGCCGCCGTCGGCGGCGCCGACCTCGCGGCGACCACGGGTTTCCTGTTGCAGTGCGCGGTGCGCAGGCTGCCGGTGATCCTCGACGGCGTCGTCTCCGCGGCCGCCGCACTGGTGGCCCAGCGCGCCGCGTTCCGGGCCCCGGACTGGTGGCTGGCGGGGCACAGGAGCGGCGAGCCGGGCCAGGCCAAGGCACTGGACCGGATGGCGCTCAACCCTCTGCTCGATCATGGCGTCACAGTGGGCGAAGGAACCGGGGCACTGCTCGCTCTTCCTCTCGTCCAAGCCGCGGCCGCACTCGCCGCGGAACTGCCCGAGCGCGCCGACCAGCGCGCGGGGAGCACGAAGGAGAGCGGCAACGCGTGA
- a CDS encoding spherulation-specific family 4 protein has product MSKLLVPYYEHPAERPDAWDALIAAAPSLYGVVLNPADGPGSSPDAAFAAVAARLRSAGVRVLGYVDTAYGRRPPQDVIREAARHHDWYGTHGLFLDQAATSALHLPYYADLRTALAATHDTYVTLVLNHGAVPQPGYARIADLLVTFEGPWSAYRPNLGAGPDTCHLVYEAPPGALARAPVHCLVPGGPPHPWGTLPHHLEPAP; this is encoded by the coding sequence ATGAGCAAGCTCCTGGTGCCCTACTACGAGCACCCGGCCGAGCGCCCCGACGCCTGGGACGCGCTGATCGCCGCCGCGCCCTCGCTGTACGGGGTGGTCCTCAACCCGGCCGACGGGCCCGGGAGTTCGCCCGACGCGGCCTTCGCGGCGGTGGCCGCCCGGCTGCGCTCGGCGGGCGTACGCGTACTCGGCTATGTGGACACCGCCTACGGCCGGCGCCCGCCGCAGGACGTCATACGCGAGGCGGCCCGTCACCACGACTGGTACGGGACGCACGGGCTCTTCCTCGACCAGGCGGCCACCAGCGCCCTGCACCTGCCCTACTACGCCGACCTGCGGACCGCACTCGCCGCGACCCACGACACCTACGTCACGCTGGTCCTCAACCACGGCGCCGTGCCGCAGCCCGGCTACGCCCGGATCGCCGACCTCCTGGTCACCTTCGAGGGGCCCTGGTCGGCGTACCGGCCGAACCTCGGCGCCGGGCCCGACACCTGCCACCTGGTCTACGAGGCGCCGCCCGGCGCCCTCGCCCGGGCGCCGGTCCACTGCCTCGTACCCGGCGGGCCCCCGCACCCCTGGGGCACGCTGCCGCACCATCTGGAACCCGCCCCGTGA
- a CDS encoding trypsin-like peptidase domain-containing protein produces the protein MDASLRPGRVRRAAWPVTAAVATALVLGGCSPAGTAAPQASPSASASPSTPQRNGSGGTDSLQSDYQRVIKDVLPSVVQIDASNSLGSGIVYDAQGHIVTNAHVVGNERTFKVTASGSGSAITAKLVAAYPEQDLAVIKLDSVPSGLKPARFGDSSKVEMGQIVLAMGSPLGLSSSVTQGIVSATGRTVSEGRDGGGTGATIANMVQTSAAINPGNSGGALVNLDDEIIGIPTLAATDPDMGGSAAPGIGFAIPVSMVKTVADQIIKNGRVTDSGRAALGITGRTVVDSGYQPAGVAVVAAPANGAAAKAGLRVGDIIVRLGATDITSITALTEALASDKPGQKVQVTYTRDGARRTADVTLGEI, from the coding sequence ATGGATGCATCTCTTCGCCCCGGCCGGGTGCGCCGTGCGGCATGGCCGGTGACCGCCGCCGTCGCCACCGCCCTTGTCCTGGGCGGCTGTTCGCCCGCCGGCACGGCGGCCCCCCAGGCGTCGCCGAGCGCGTCCGCGAGCCCGTCGACCCCCCAGCGCAACGGCTCGGGCGGGACCGACAGCCTCCAGAGCGACTACCAGCGCGTCATCAAGGACGTGCTGCCCTCGGTGGTGCAGATCGACGCGTCCAACAGCCTCGGCTCCGGCATCGTCTACGACGCGCAGGGGCACATCGTCACCAACGCCCATGTCGTGGGCAACGAGCGGACGTTCAAGGTGACGGCCTCGGGCAGCGGTTCGGCGATCACCGCGAAACTGGTCGCGGCCTACCCCGAGCAGGACCTCGCCGTGATCAAGCTGGATTCGGTGCCCAGCGGTCTGAAGCCGGCCAGGTTCGGGGATTCGTCCAAGGTCGAGATGGGCCAGATCGTGCTGGCGATGGGCTCCCCGCTCGGACTCTCCTCCAGCGTCACCCAGGGCATCGTGTCCGCGACCGGACGCACCGTCTCGGAGGGCAGGGACGGCGGCGGGACCGGCGCCACCATCGCCAACATGGTGCAGACCTCGGCCGCGATCAACCCCGGCAACAGCGGCGGCGCCCTGGTGAACCTGGACGACGAAATCATCGGCATTCCCACGCTCGCCGCGACCGACCCGGACATGGGCGGCAGCGCGGCTCCCGGCATCGGTTTCGCGATCCCGGTTTCGATGGTCAAGACGGTCGCCGACCAGATCATCAAGAACGGCAGGGTCACCGACTCGGGCCGGGCCGCGCTCGGCATCACCGGGCGCACCGTGGTCGACTCCGGCTACCAGCCGGCCGGTGTCGCGGTGGTGGCGGCCCCGGCGAACGGAGCCGCCGCCAAGGCGGGCCTGCGCGTGGGCGACATCATCGTCCGGCTCGGCGCCACCGACATCACCTCGATCACCGCCCTCACCGAGGCGCTGGCCTCGGACAAGCCCGGCCAGAAGGTCCAGGTGACGTACACCCGCGACGGCGCCAGGAGGACGGCCGACGTCACCCTCGGCGAGATCTGA
- a CDS encoding DUF3043 domain-containing protein: protein MFRSRSNAEKAPTDKVTADLSKAPRDPEAPKGRPTPKRSEAQTQRRRASTVPADRKEAAKRQREARRVDMAKQREALANGDQRYLPARDKGPVRKFARDFVDSRFSVAEMFLPLAVIILVLSMIRIGSLQNLSLLLWLVVIVLIVLDSIGLAFRLKRALAARFPDEPKKGAVAYGLMRTLQMRRLRLPKPQVKRGEKP, encoded by the coding sequence GTGTTCCGTAGCCGTTCCAACGCAGAGAAGGCCCCCACCGACAAGGTGACGGCGGACCTCTCCAAAGCGCCCCGCGACCCCGAGGCCCCCAAGGGGCGCCCCACTCCCAAGCGGAGTGAGGCCCAGACCCAGCGCCGCCGTGCCTCGACCGTGCCGGCCGACCGCAAGGAGGCCGCCAAGCGTCAGCGCGAGGCGCGCCGGGTCGACATGGCCAAGCAGCGCGAGGCGCTTGCCAATGGCGACCAGCGTTATCTGCCGGCCCGCGACAAGGGCCCGGTGCGCAAGTTCGCCCGCGACTTCGTCGACTCCCGGTTCTCGGTCGCCGAGATGTTCCTGCCGCTCGCGGTGATCATCCTGGTGCTCTCGATGATCCGGATCGGCAGCCTCCAGAACCTCTCGCTGCTGCTGTGGCTCGTGGTGATCGTGCTCATCGTGCTGGACTCGATCGGGCTCGCCTTCCGGCTCAAGAGGGCGCTCGCCGCCCGCTTCCCCGACGAGCCGAAGAAGGGCGCCGTCGCCTACGGTCTGATGCGCACGCTCCAGATGCGCCGGCTGCGGCTGCCCAAGCCGCAGGTCAAGCGCGGAGAGAAGCCCTGA
- a CDS encoding phosphatidylglycerol lysyltransferase domain-containing protein, which yields MGEVRLSTTEATDRSTARSRHGAAFAVWYLRVVTFINFLSAVWVTLGQGLRRHNTDDYFTPYLLEAGFTSGVVTLFLAVTMRRRKRAAWILNMVLGGLFLLLFAYVMALPGFHRYAQNWISLALTTAFVVALVVGRREFYAKGDRSNPLAAVVTAVGGLLVTSLIAAVLVSATNTYDGTDQSTFLDRWRYGLMRLVFLVPDDRHTQGITTPGWVNVVINVLATLLLIAVIYAAFRNRRAVDPLTVEDEERLRALLDKQGERDSLGYFALRREKAVIWSPTGKAAVTYRVINSVSLASGDPIGDPEAWPGAIEPWLAEAREHGWIPAVTGASEEAGQIYARHGLDALEMGDEAIVEIAEFTLEGRAMRTVRQAYNRVKRAGYEVRIRRHADIPAQEMDELLRKADDWRDGATERGFSMALGRLGDPADGQCMMLECFDGEGELRALLSFVPWGPRGLSLDLMRRDRASENGLIEFMVIELLQRAKEIEITQVSLNFAMFRSVFERGSKLGAGPVLRLWRSLLSFFSRWWQIESLYRSNAKYRPIWEPRFTLFEKSADLPRIAIASARAEGFLEAPGLPKWLHRRHLESHR from the coding sequence ATGGGAGAAGTCCGCTTGAGCACCACCGAAGCAACAGACCGGAGCACCGCCCGGTCGCGTCATGGCGCGGCGTTCGCCGTCTGGTACCTGCGCGTCGTGACGTTCATCAACTTCCTCAGTGCCGTGTGGGTCACCCTCGGCCAGGGGCTTCGGCGTCACAACACGGACGACTACTTCACGCCGTACCTGCTGGAAGCCGGCTTCACCTCCGGTGTCGTCACGCTCTTCCTCGCCGTCACCATGCGCCGCCGCAAGCGCGCCGCGTGGATCCTGAACATGGTGCTCGGCGGGCTCTTCCTGCTGCTCTTCGCCTACGTCATGGCGCTGCCGGGCTTCCACCGCTACGCGCAGAACTGGATCTCGCTCGCCCTCACCACCGCGTTCGTGGTGGCGCTCGTGGTGGGACGGCGCGAGTTCTACGCCAAGGGCGACCGCTCCAACCCGCTGGCCGCGGTCGTGACCGCCGTCGGCGGCCTGCTCGTCACCTCGCTGATCGCCGCGGTCCTGGTCAGCGCGACCAACACCTATGACGGCACCGACCAGTCGACGTTCCTCGATCGCTGGCGCTACGGCCTGATGCGGCTGGTGTTCCTGGTCCCCGACGACCGGCACACCCAGGGCATCACCACCCCCGGCTGGGTCAACGTCGTCATCAACGTGCTGGCCACGCTGCTCCTGATCGCCGTCATCTACGCCGCCTTCCGCAACCGCAGGGCCGTCGACCCGCTGACCGTCGAGGACGAGGAGAGGCTGCGCGCGCTCCTGGACAAGCAGGGCGAACGCGACTCGCTCGGCTACTTCGCGCTGCGCCGCGAGAAGGCCGTGATCTGGTCGCCCACCGGCAAGGCCGCCGTCACCTACCGCGTGATCAACAGCGTCTCGCTGGCCTCCGGCGACCCGATCGGCGACCCCGAGGCGTGGCCTGGCGCCATCGAGCCGTGGCTGGCCGAGGCCCGCGAGCACGGCTGGATCCCGGCGGTGACCGGGGCGAGCGAGGAAGCGGGGCAGATCTATGCCCGGCACGGCCTGGACGCCCTGGAGATGGGCGACGAGGCGATCGTGGAGATCGCCGAGTTCACCCTGGAGGGCCGCGCGATGCGGACCGTGCGCCAGGCCTACAACCGGGTCAAGCGGGCCGGGTACGAGGTGCGGATCCGCCGCCACGCGGACATCCCCGCCCAGGAGATGGACGAACTGCTGCGCAAGGCCGACGACTGGCGCGACGGCGCCACCGAGCGCGGCTTCTCCATGGCGCTCGGCCGCCTGGGCGATCCCGCCGACGGCCAGTGCATGATGCTCGAATGCTTCGACGGGGAAGGCGAGTTGAGGGCGCTGCTCAGCTTCGTGCCCTGGGGCCCGCGCGGCCTCTCGCTCGATCTGATGCGCCGTGACCGCGCCTCCGAGAACGGCCTGATCGAGTTCATGGTGATCGAACTCCTCCAGCGCGCCAAGGAGATCGAGATCACTCAGGTCTCACTGAACTTCGCGATGTTCCGTTCCGTCTTCGAGCGCGGCTCGAAGCTCGGGGCAGGACCCGTGCTGAGGCTGTGGCGTTCGCTCCTCAGCTTCTTCTCCCGCTGGTGGCAGATCGAGTCCCTCTACCGGTCCAACGCCAAGTACCGGCCGATCTGGGAGCCTCGGTTCACCTTGTTCGAGAAGAGCGCGGACCTGCCGCGCATCGCCATCGCGTCCGCGCGCGCCGAGGGGTTCCTCGAAGCCCCCGGCCTGCCCAAGTGGCTGCACCGCAGACACCTGGAGTCCCACAGATGA
- the pelF gene encoding GT4 family glycosyltransferase PelF has translation MPSSGRHVTMLTEGTYPHVHGGVSTWCDQLIRGMPEVDFTVVALTGSGREPVAWELPANVRSHTAFPLWGPRPGGRRPLLGKEKRRFTDTYERFLLALLDPESGCDFASALYGLAEFARAGRLTAALRCEAALKSLMWIWTMPHLALSKAKPSVYDALTATDLLEHALRPLSARVRADSVAHAVSSGLATLPALAARHFDGVPFLLTEHGIYLRERYLGHRAGEQSWPVKAVLLGFYRELNALGYRDADLITPCNQYNRRWEERQGAPSERIRTVYNGVDPELFPHAGPDPDVPTLSWCGRIDPIKDLETLVRAYAIVRAELPETRLRLYGPVPAGGGDYLTRLEKLAAELGVSDGISYEGRVSDTASAYASGTVVMLSSISEGFPFSLIEAMSCGRATVSTDVGGVREAAGDAGLIVPPREPAVMAEAAIGLLRDHTRRAELGAAARRRVIDEFTLHRSVDGFRRIYRELAGIDASEPAPAVFTPEDDWTLRLAAPWYRGLSEDAGAVSLGGATR, from the coding sequence ATGCCGAGCAGTGGCCGTCATGTCACCATGCTCACGGAAGGTACGTATCCGCATGTGCACGGGGGTGTGAGCACATGGTGCGACCAGCTCATACGCGGCATGCCGGAGGTCGACTTCACCGTCGTCGCCCTCACCGGCAGTGGCCGCGAGCCGGTCGCCTGGGAACTCCCGGCCAACGTCCGCAGCCATACGGCCTTCCCCCTGTGGGGGCCGCGGCCCGGCGGACGGCGGCCGCTCCTCGGCAAGGAAAAGCGCCGGTTCACCGACACCTACGAGCGCTTCCTGCTCGCCCTGCTCGACCCGGAGTCCGGCTGCGACTTCGCCTCGGCCCTCTACGGGCTCGCGGAGTTCGCCCGGGCCGGGCGGCTCACGGCGGCGCTGCGCTGCGAAGCGGCCTTGAAGTCGCTGATGTGGATCTGGACCATGCCGCACCTGGCACTGTCCAAGGCGAAACCGTCCGTGTACGACGCCCTGACCGCCACGGACCTCCTGGAACACGCACTGCGCCCGCTGTCCGCCCGCGTTCGCGCGGACAGCGTGGCGCACGCGGTCAGCAGCGGCCTCGCCACGCTGCCCGCGCTCGCCGCGCGGCACTTCGACGGGGTGCCGTTCCTGCTCACCGAGCACGGCATCTATCTGCGTGAGCGCTACCTCGGCCACCGCGCGGGCGAGCAGAGCTGGCCCGTCAAGGCCGTGCTGCTCGGCTTCTACCGTGAGCTCAACGCGCTCGGATACCGCGATGCCGACCTGATCACGCCGTGCAACCAGTACAACCGCCGCTGGGAGGAGCGCCAAGGCGCGCCGTCCGAGCGGATCCGTACCGTCTACAACGGCGTCGACCCCGAGCTCTTCCCGCACGCCGGGCCCGACCCGGACGTCCCCACCCTGAGCTGGTGCGGACGCATCGACCCCATCAAGGACCTGGAGACCCTCGTCCGCGCGTACGCCATCGTGCGGGCCGAACTCCCCGAGACCCGGCTGCGGTTGTACGGGCCCGTGCCGGCCGGCGGCGGCGACTATCTGACCCGGCTCGAAAAGCTCGCCGCCGAACTGGGGGTGAGCGACGGCATCTCCTACGAGGGCCGGGTCAGCGACACGGCGAGCGCCTACGCCTCGGGCACCGTGGTGATGCTCTCCAGCATCAGCGAGGGCTTCCCCTTCTCGTTGATCGAGGCCATGAGCTGCGGGCGCGCCACCGTGTCCACGGACGTCGGCGGCGTACGCGAGGCGGCCGGCGACGCGGGGCTCATCGTGCCGCCGCGCGAGCCCGCCGTGATGGCCGAAGCCGCCATCGGGCTGCTGCGCGACCACACGCGGCGGGCCGAACTCGGCGCCGCCGCGCGCCGACGCGTGATCGACGAGTTCACCCTGCACCGCTCGGTGGACGGCTTCCGCCGCATCTACCGCGAGCTGGCCGGAATCGACGCGTCCGAGCCCGCCCCCGCCGTCTTCACACCCGAGGACGACTGGACGCTGCGGCTCGCCGCCCCCTGGTACCGCGGCCTGTCCGAGGACGCCGGGGCCGTCTCCCTCGGCGGGGCGACGCGGTGA
- a CDS encoding methyltransferase domain-containing protein, giving the protein MKGLGGLRNVVRQELVARHLDEQISGRFPVGRRLRVLDVGMGQGTQALRLARAGHSVTGLESDAAMLKVARDALATEPEGIRERVRLIEGDGRETGVHFLPGSFDVVLCHGVLMYVEEPDAMLAGLARMLAPGGLLSLLVRNADALAVRPGLAGDWAGALAAFDTDAYTNRIGLPVRADRLAALTRTLDGIAAPLHTWYGVRVFTDNVPNEAELPPADELERMLAAEDRAGRTDPYRQVAALLHLFGVRD; this is encoded by the coding sequence CTGAAGGGTCTTGGCGGGCTGCGCAACGTCGTCCGCCAGGAACTCGTCGCCCGTCACCTCGACGAGCAGATATCCGGGCGTTTCCCCGTGGGCCGGCGCCTGCGCGTCCTGGACGTCGGCATGGGCCAGGGCACCCAGGCCCTGCGCCTGGCCCGCGCCGGGCACTCCGTGACCGGGCTCGAGTCGGACGCGGCGATGCTCAAGGTCGCCCGGGACGCGCTGGCCACCGAACCGGAGGGCATCCGCGAGCGGGTCCGCCTGATCGAGGGCGACGGCCGCGAGACCGGGGTGCACTTCCTGCCGGGCTCCTTCGACGTGGTCCTCTGCCACGGCGTCCTGATGTACGTCGAGGAGCCGGACGCCATGCTCGCCGGACTCGCCCGGATGCTGGCCCCCGGCGGCCTGCTGTCGCTGCTCGTACGGAACGCGGACGCGCTGGCGGTGCGGCCGGGGCTCGCGGGCGACTGGGCGGGCGCGCTCGCCGCCTTCGACACCGACGCCTACACCAACCGGATCGGGCTGCCGGTCCGCGCCGACCGGCTCGCGGCGCTGACCCGCACGCTGGACGGGATCGCCGCGCCCCTGCACACCTGGTACGGGGTGCGGGTCTTCACCGACAACGTGCCCAATGAGGCCGAACTGCCCCCGGCGGACGAGCTGGAGCGGATGCTCGCGGCCGAGGACCGCGCCGGGCGCACCGACCCCTACCGGCAGGTGGCCGCGCTGCTGCACCTCTTCGGCGTACGGGACTGA
- a CDS encoding PspA/IM30 family protein, whose translation MSGVMKRMGMIFRAKANKALDRAEDPRETLDYSYQKQLELLQKVRRGVADVATSRKRLELQLNQLQSQSSKLEDQGRKALSLGREDLAREALSRRASLQQQVTDLETQHQTLQGEEEKLTLAAQRLQAKVDAFRTKKETIKATYTAAQAQTRIAESFSGISEEMSDVGMAIQRAEDKTAQLQARAGAIDELLASGALDDQSGLAKDDIQTELDRLSGGTDVELELQRMKAELMGGGSAGKQAIEGGTTSDKAGNPGGSTPQQSPRFDKQ comes from the coding sequence ATGAGCGGTGTCATGAAGCGTATGGGGATGATCTTCCGCGCGAAGGCGAACAAGGCCCTTGACCGGGCCGAGGACCCTCGCGAGACCCTCGATTACTCGTATCAGAAGCAACTGGAGCTGTTGCAGAAGGTGCGCCGCGGCGTCGCGGACGTCGCGACCTCCCGCAAGCGTCTTGAGTTGCAGCTCAACCAGCTCCAGAGCCAGTCCTCCAAGCTGGAGGACCAGGGCCGCAAGGCGCTGTCCCTGGGCCGTGAGGACCTGGCCCGCGAGGCCCTGTCCCGTCGCGCCTCGCTTCAGCAGCAGGTCACCGACCTGGAGACGCAGCACCAGACGTTGCAGGGCGAGGAGGAAAAGCTCACCCTGGCGGCCCAGCGCCTTCAGGCCAAGGTCGACGCCTTCCGCACCAAGAAGGAGACGATCAAGGCGACCTACACGGCGGCCCAGGCGCAGACCCGGATCGCCGAGTCCTTCTCGGGCATCTCCGAGGAGATGAGCGACGTCGGCATGGCCATCCAGCGGGCCGAGGACAAGACCGCGCAGCTCCAGGCGCGGGCCGGCGCGATCGACGAACTGCTTGCCTCCGGCGCGCTGGACGACCAGTCGGGCCTGGCCAAGGACGACATCCAGACCGAGCTGGACCGGCTCTCCGGTGGTACGGATGTAGAGCTGGAGTTGCAGCGGATGAAGGCCGAGCTGATGGGCGGTGGGTCCGCCGGCAAGCAGGCCATCGAGGGCGGCACCACGTCCGACAAGGCCGGCAACCCCGGCGGCAGCACCCCGCAGCAGAGCCCGCGCTTCGACAAGCAGTGA
- a CDS encoding adenosylcobinamide-GDP ribazoletransferase has product MNARKALHGVRFAFGTLTVFPARITRWDRDAARAGMTLAPLAGLAVGLCAAAAGAGCWALGTGAPLAAVVAAAVPALLTRGLHLDGLADVADGLGSAKPAEDALRIMKQSDIGPFGVVTLLFCLGAQIAALARLYEHGWVRAAVATVVAAVAARTALTLAARRGVPAARPEGLGAVVAGTVPVVRAAVVAVVVTALCAAAGLVSGVRTAPRFALAVVAALAVAQVLLRRCVRRFGGVTGDVFGAVAESAATVTLVALTVG; this is encoded by the coding sequence GTGAACGCAAGGAAGGCCCTGCACGGCGTACGTTTCGCCTTCGGCACCCTCACCGTCTTTCCCGCCCGTATCACCCGCTGGGACCGCGACGCCGCACGGGCGGGCATGACACTCGCCCCGCTCGCGGGCCTCGCCGTCGGCCTGTGCGCGGCGGCCGCGGGCGCCGGGTGCTGGGCGCTCGGCACGGGTGCCCCGCTCGCGGCGGTGGTGGCCGCGGCGGTGCCCGCGCTGCTGACCCGGGGCCTGCATCTGGACGGACTCGCCGACGTCGCCGACGGCCTGGGCAGCGCCAAGCCCGCCGAGGACGCGCTGCGCATCATGAAGCAGAGCGACATCGGCCCGTTCGGCGTCGTCACCCTGCTGTTCTGCCTGGGCGCCCAGATCGCGGCCCTGGCGCGGCTGTACGAGCACGGCTGGGTCCGGGCCGCGGTGGCCACCGTCGTCGCCGCGGTGGCCGCCCGCACCGCCCTGACGCTGGCCGCGCGGCGCGGCGTGCCCGCGGCCCGCCCCGAGGGCCTGGGCGCCGTGGTGGCGGGCACGGTGCCCGTCGTCCGCGCGGCCGTGGTGGCCGTCGTGGTGACGGCGCTGTGCGCGGCGGCGGGGCTGGTGTCGGGGGTGCGGACGGCGCCGCGCTTCGCGCTGGCCGTGGTGGCCGCGCTCGCTGTCGCGCAGGTGCTGCTGCGGCGCTGTGTGCGGCGGTTCGGCGGGGTGACGGGCGATGTGTTCGGCGCCGTCGCGGAGAGCGCGGCGACGGTGACGCTGGTCGCGCTGACCGTCGGCTGA